In the Streptomyces spororaveus genome, ACTGTCCATGGCCGTCGTCACCAACGACATCTACACCCGCGAGGACGCCGAGTTCCTGCTCCGCGAGGCCGTCCTGCCGCCCGAGCGGATCACCGCCGTCGAGACGGGGGCCTGCCCGCACACCGCCATCCGCGACGACATCTCCGCCAACCTGGAGGCCGTGGAGGAACTGGAGGACGCCTTCCGGGACAACGGCCGACTGGACCTGATCCTCGTCGAGTCCGGCGGGGACAACCTCACCGCCACCTTCTCCCGCGGACTCGTCGACGCCCAGATCTTCGTCATCGACGTGGCCGGCGGGGACGACATCCCCCGCAAGGGCGGCCCCGGCGTCACCACCGCCGACCTCCTCGTCGTCAACAAGACCGACCTCGCCCCCCACGTCGGCTCCGACCTCGACCGGATGGCCCGCGACGCCGCCGCACAGCGCGGCGAACTCCCCGTCGCCTTCCAGTCGCTGCGCGGCCCCGAAGGGGTCGGCCCGGTGGCCGCCTGGGTGCGCGAGCGGATCGCCGCCTGGTCCCCGCGGTGAGCGGCACGACCACCACCGGCACGACCACCAGCACCGGCACGGCGCCGGCGCCCGCGGCGCCCCCGGTGCCACCGCCGCCTCTGACGCCCCCGACGCCCCCTGCGGGCCTGCGGGCCACCGCCCGCATCCACGCCGTGGCCGACGGGCGGGGCGGCACCGCCCTGCCGCTGCTCGCCGGGGAGGGGCCGCTCGCGCTGCGCCGCACCCGCTCGTCGTCGGGGGCGGAGGCCGGGGTCATGCTGGTCGGCGCGATGACCGCCCCCCTCGGCGGCGACCACCTCACCGTCGAGGCCACCGCCGGTCCCGGGGCCCGCCTCGCCCTCGCCTCGGCGGCGGCCACCCTGGCACTGCCCGGCCGGTCCGGCGAGCCCGCGCGCTACGACGTGCACCTCACCCTGGAGGACGGTGCGTCGCTGCGGTGGCTGCCCGAGCCGCTGGTCTCGGTGCGCGGCAGCGACCTGAGGGTGCGCACCCGCGTCCGACTCGCCCCCACGGCACGGCTGGTGCTGCGCGAGGAGCAGGTACTGGGCCGCACCGGGGAGGCCCCGGGCCTGCTGCGCAGCCGCCTCACCGTCGAGAGCGGGGGCCGCCCGCTGCTGGACCAGGAGCTCGCCTGCGGTCCCGGCGCGCCCGGCGGCTGGGACGGTCCGGCGGGCCTGGCCGGACACCGGGCGCTCGGCCAACTCCTCGTCGTGGACCCGGCCTTCGCCGCGCAGCCGCCCGCCGCGGCGGTGCTGGGGGAGTTCGCGGCGGTGACACCGCTGGCCGGTCCGGCCGTCCTGGTGACGGCCCTGGCCGCGGACGCCCTGCGGGTGCGCGAGCTGCTCGACGCGGCCTGCCGTACCTACGGGTGGTGAAAGCGGGACGCATCAGACACCGCTCAGCGGTACACGCCTCGCCGGTTATCGGGTTGGCAAAGAAGTCGATCCGACCCTGTCGCCGGGTCCCGCCCAGACGACAGGATCCCCCTGCACGCCGACGACCGAACCCGACCAACCCGGCCGCCCACGGCGGCACCTGACGCAGGGGGAACAACCACGTGATACGCAACGCGGCGCTGGGGAGCGCCGCCACACTGATCACCGGCACACTCGCGGCGAGCCTGCTGCTGGCCCCGCCGGCCGCGGCGACCTCCGCCGGCAGTGACGGCAGGCTGCCGGAGGCGCTGGGCGTTCAGATCGCCGCCGCCCGCGCCGCCCGTGCCGGGATCGACTGGAAGGACTGCCCGGCGGACTGGGGCTTCGAGAAGCCCATCCAGTGCGGCTGGGTGAAGGTTCCGCTCGACTACGCGAAGCCGTACGGCAAGACCATCGACATCGCCGTCGACCGGATCGGCAGCACGGGGACCAAGGAGGAGCGCCAGGGCGCGCTCGTCTACAACCCCGGCGGCCCCGGTGGTTCCGGCATGCGCTTCCCGCGCCGCGTCACCACCAAGAGCCCGCTGTGGGTCAACACCTCCAAGGCCTACGACTTCGTCGGCTTCGACCCGCGCGGCGTCGGCCACTCGGCGCCGATCTCCTGCATCGACCCGCAGGAGTTCGTCAAGGCCCCGAAGGCCGACCCGGTCCCGGACACCGAGGCCGACAAGCGCGCCCAGCGCAAGCTCGCCGCCGAGTACGCGGACGGCTGCAAGGAGCGCAGCGGCGAGATGCTGCCGCACATGACCACGCCGAACACCGCGCGCGACCTCGACGTGGTCCGGGCCGGCCTCGGCGAGAAGAAGCTGAACTACCTCGGCGTGTCCTACGGCACCTACCTGGGCGGGGTCTACGCGACCCTCTTCCCGACCCACGTGCGCCGCATGATCGTCGACAGCGTGGTGGACCCGTCGCAGGACAACATCTGGTACGAGGCCAACCTCGGCCAGGACGTCGCCTTCCAGATGCGCTGGAACGACTGGCAGGACTGGGTCGCCAAGAACGACGCGGCCTTCCACCTCGGCGACACCCGCGCCAAGGTCGAGGCCCGCTACCAGAAGCTGCGCGCCAAGGCCAAGGCCGCCCCGCTCGGCGGGGTCGTCGGACCGGCCGAGCTCATCGGCTTCTTCCAGGGCGCCCCGTACTACGACTCCTCCTGGGTGCCCGTCGCCCAGACCTGGGCGGCGTACGAGGCCGGTGACGAGCAGGCGCTCGTCGACGCCATCGCCCCGGACATGACGGACGTCAAGGGCAACGCGGCCGCGGAGAACGGCAACGCCGTCTACACCGCGGTCGAGTGCGCCGACGCCAAGTGGCCCACCAGCTGGTCCAAGTGGGACCGGGACAACACCAAGCTGCACCAGAAGTACCCGTTCCTGACCTGGTCCAACGCCTGGATGAACCTGCCCTGCGCCACCTGGAAGGCCAAGCAGAGCACCCCGATCGCCGTCGGCGCCAAGCGCGGGCTGCCGCCCGTACTGATCGTCCAGTCCGAGCGGGACGCGGCCACGCCGTACAAGGGTGCGGTCGAGCTGCACCGCAGCCTCGCCGGCTCGCGTCTGATCACCGAGAAGGGCGCCGGCTCGCACGGTGTCACCAGCCTGGTGAACCCCTGCATCAACACCCGGGTGGACAGCTACCTGCTCACCGGCAAGGTCGACGCCAAGGACGTGACGTGCACCCCGCACGCCACCCCCGTGGCACCGGCCCCGGCCGCGGCGAAGTCCCTGTCCTCCGACGCCCCGGCCGAGTCCTCGGTCCTCCCGGCGCCGGAGGAGCTCCCCGCCGTCCGGTAAGGACCGGCGGGAACGAGCGGACGAGCGGGAGAGGGCTCAGCGCGCGGTGCGCCGGGCCTTCTTCCGCTGTTCCTCCTCCTCGGCCTTGACCTCGGCCGCGTACCGGTCGACGTACTCCTGGCCCGACAGCCCGAGGATCGCGTACATGATCTCGTCGGTGACCGCCCGCAGGACGGCGCGCTCGCCCTCCATCCCGGCGTACCGGGAGAACTCCATCGGCTCGCCGAAGCGGATCGTCACCCGGCGGATCTTCGGGATCTTCTTCCCGGGCGGCTGGATCTCGAAGGTGCCGACCATCGCGCAGGGGATCACGGGCACCCCGGCGCCGAGGGCCATCGCGGCCACCCCCACCTTGCCCTTGTAGAGCCGCCCGTCGTGCGAGCGCGTCCCCTCCGGATAGATCCCGAGCAGCTCCTCCTTGGCCAGCACGCCCAGGCCCTCGCGCAGGGCCGCCTGTCCGGCGTTCTTGCCGGAGCGGTCCACGGGGATCTGCCCGGCGCTGCGGAAGAAGAACGCGGTGAGCCGGCCCTTGACCCCGGGGCCGGTGAAGTACTCCGCCTTCGCGAGGAAGGTGATCCGCCGCTTGAGGATGGCGGGCATCAGGAAGTGGTCGGAGAAGGACAGGTGGTTGCCCGCGACGATCGCGGCACCCTCGGCCGGGATGTTCTCCAGACCCTCGATCCGCGGTCTGAACAGCAGCCGCAGCAGGGGGCCGAGCAACACGTGCTTGAGCAAGTGGTAGAACACCAGGCCGCTCCCGTCGATATCCCGTTGTCACGTCCAGTTTACGGACGGTGAGCCGTGGGATGCAGGGGGCGGAGGGGACCTTGCTCAGACATTGCGCGTGGCGGCCATCCCGGCGGTCAGCAGCCCCAGCACCACCCAGCCGAACCACAGCCAGCCGTTGCTGCCGAGGGCCACGGAATACGCGGCGACGGCCACCAGGGCGGCGAAGGTCATGACTGCCATCGCCTTAACGGATCCGGTCATGCCCCATGGTGGCGCGCGAAGGCGGTGTCGCGCTACTGGCCACGCGCTTGGAGCGACGCCAGATACGCGTTGTACGCCTCCAGCTCCTTGTCACCGCTGCGGTCCTCGGCCCGGTCGGACCGGCGCGCGGCCCGCTGTTCGGAGTGGTACCACTGGTAGACGAGGGCGATCAGGACCAGGACCGAAGGGATCTCGCTGAAGGCCCAGGCGATGCCGCCGCCCCACTGCTGGTCGAGCAGCGGGTCGATGCCGAGGGACGCCGGCGGGTTCGCGTACGTCTTGATCATCGGCTGGCTCGCCATCATCAGGGCGATGCCGAAGAAGGCGTGGAAGGGCATGCCCGCGAACAGCTCCAGCATCCGCATCACGTAGCCCGGCCGGTGCGGGCCCGGGTCGATGCCCATGATCGGCCAGAAGAAGATCAGGCCGACGGCGAGGAAGTGCACCATCATCGCGATGTGCCCGGTCCGGCTCTCCATCAGGAAGTCGAAGAGCGGCGTGAAGTACAGGGCGTAAAGGCTCGCGATGAACATCGGGATCGTGAAGGCCGGGTGCGTGATCACCTTCATGTACCGGCTGTGCAGCAGCATCAGCAGGAGCTCGCGCGGCCCCTTGTGACCGCGGGCGGCGGGCGGCAGCGCGCGCAGCGCCAGCGTCACCGGTGCGCCCAGCAGCACCAGGATCGGGGTGACCATGCTGATCACCATGTGCTGCACCATGTGCACGCTGAACATGACCATGCCGTAGTCGTTCAGCTTGGTGCACATCACGAGGAGCACGGTCAGCACGCCCACGGTGAAGGCGGTGGTCCGGCCCGGCGGCCACGCGTCCCCGCGCCGGCGCAGCCGCAGCACGCCCCACCCGTACAGGGCGAGCGCGGCCAGCGAGCCGATCAGGAAGAAGGCGTCGAAGGAGAACTCCAGCCCGCGCCCGAGAGTGAACGGCGGCAGGTCCATGTCCATGTGCATGTCCATGCCGTGCCCGCTGTGATCCATCTGTTCACTCCCTTGACCGTGCTGCCCCACCACACTAGTGCCGCCCCCGCACGCTCGTGCGCGCGGGGGCGGCCCAGGGCAAAAGGGACACGCGAAAGGGCGTTACAGAACGGTCTGCGCCTCGTCGTACCGCTCGGCCGGAACCGTCTTGAGGGTCGAGGTCGCCTCGGAGAGCGGCACCATCACGATGTCCGTCCCGCGCAGCGCGGTCAGCATGCCGAACTCGCCCCGGTGCGCCGCCTCCACCGCGTGCCAGCCGAAGCGGGTGGCGAGGACCCGGTCGTACGCGGTGGGCGTACCGCCGCGCTGGACGTGGCCCAGGATCACCGGCCGGGCCTCCTTGCCCAGGCGGTTCTCCAGCTCCACGGCGAGCCGGTTGCCGATGCCGGCGAACCGCTCGTGGCCGTAGATGTCCTTGCCGCGCTCCTCGAAGTCCATCGAGCCGGGCTTGGGCTTGGCGCCCTCGGCGACCACGACGATCGCGAACCTCTTGCCCGCCGAGAAGCGCTCGCCGACGATCTCCGTCAGCTCGTCGATGTCGAACGGGCGCTCCGGGACGACGATCGCGTGCGCGCCGGCCGCCATACCCGAGTGCAGGGCGATCCAGCCGGTGTGGCGGCCCATGACCTCCACGACCATCACGCGCTGGTGGGACTCGGCAGTGGTCTTCAGCCGGTCCAGCGCCTCCGTGGCGACCCCGACGGCGGTGTCGAAGCCGAAGGTGACGTCGGTGGAGGCGATGTCGTTGTCGATGGTCTTCGGGACCCCGACGATCGGCAGACCGGCCTCGGAGAGCAGGTGCGCGGCCTTCAGGGTGCCCTCGCCGCCGATCGGGATGATCGCGTCGAGGCCGAGGTCCGCGACATGGCCGCGGGCGCGCTCCACACCGTCGCGCAGGTGCGCGGGCTGGACCCGGGAGGAGCCGAGGATGGTGCCACCGCGGGCGAGGATGCCTCCGACGGCGTCGAGGTCGAGCTTGCGGTAGTCCGCCTCCAGCAGGCCCTTCCAGCCGTCGAGGAAGCCGATCACCTCGTCGCCGTGGTCGACGACGGCACGGTGCACGACGGAGCGGATGACGGCATTGAGACCGGGGCAGTCGCCACCGGAAGTGAGCACACCTATGCGCATGGCAGGAACGGACCTTTGCAACGTGGGCCGACGACCGGACCACGTCGTCCGGTTGGAACTACGGCCACCCTACAAGCGGTGGAGAGGTGGACTGAACCATCCTCCACATGCTGGTCGTACTCGTCGTGCGAAACCACGTCGGCCCGGTTCCCCCTAGGGAAAACCGGGCCGAACAGATGATGGCGGGGCCGCCCCGATGAGCGGTCCGCGGGGCGCTACGCGGGCTGCGTCGCGGCGGCGATGCGCTCCGCGCGCAGCGCCTCGTACCACCGGTCGTCTATGGCCGGCAGCGCGTTCACGTCGAGGGCCAGCTTCAGCAGCAGGTCCGCGATCTGAGGGTTGCGGGCCATCACGGGACCGTGCATGTACGTGCCGAACACCGTGTCGTTGTACGCGCCTTCGGTGCCGTCACCGGTGCCGTTGCCACGGCCCATGGTCACCCGGGCGAACGGCTTGGCCGTCGGGCCGAGGTGGGTCACGCCCTGGTGGTTCTCGAAGCCCGTCAGCTGCGGCAGGCCCAGGCGCGGGTCGATGTCCGCGAGGACGTCGCCGACGCACCGCTCGCCCTCGCCGCGCAGGGTGACGACGTCCAGCAGGCCGAGGCCCTCCTGGCGCTGGCCCTGGTCGTTGACGAACTCCTTGCCGAGGATCTGGTACCCGGCGCAGACGGAGAAGACGATCGCCCCGTTCGAGACGGCCCGCTCCAGACCGCCGTCACGCAGCAGACGCTCCGCGGCCAGGCGCTGCGGCCGGTCCTCGCCGCCACCGATCAGGTAGATGTCGCCCGAGGTGGGGATCGGCTGGTCGCTGCGCACGTCCACGCGCTGCACGTCCAGGCCGCGCTGGCGGGCCCGGCGCTCCACCACGAGGGCGTTGCCCTGGTCTCCGTACGTGCTCAGCAGGTCCGGGTAGACCCACACCAGACGCAGGCTGTTGTCGCTCATGCTCTTGTCCTTTATGGGTACTAGTTGCCGACGCGGCGGCGCACGTCCTGGAAGGCGGTGTAGTTGGCGATCAGCTCGATCTGTCCGGGCGGCGCGAGCTGCACGGCCTCGTCGAGGGTCTCGCACACCCGGAACTCCAGGCCCGCCACCTCCAGGCGGACCGCGAGGTCCAGCTTGCGGTCACCGATCACGAAGATCGGGTGTCCGGCCAGGCGCGGGTAGTCCACGTCCCACAGCCAGGAGGTGTCCGTGCCGTCGGCGCCGCGCGCGTTCACCGAGAGGATCACCGGGGTCGGCGGGGGATCGATCAGCGAAAACGTTTCGAGCCAGCCCGCCGGGTTCTTCGCGAGCAGCAGCCGCAGCTCACGGCCCTGGAAGGTGACCACGTCGTAGCGGCCGGCGACGGCCTGCACCTGGTACATCCGCTCCAGCGCGACCTGCGGCGGGACGCCGAAGACGGCGGCCACGGCGGCCGAGGTCGCGGCGTTGGCCTTGTTGGCGCGGCCGGGCAGCTGGAGGTGGATCGGCCAGGCCGAGCCGTGCGGGTCCAGGACGTGGTCGCCGGAGAGCACCCAGGTCGGGGTCGGGCGCCGGAATCCGCACTCCCCGCAGAACCAGTCGTCGCCGGGGCGCTGCATGACGCCACCGCAGGAGGGGCACGACCAGGCGTCGTCCTTCCACTCCTGGCCGGCCGCCACCCACACCACGTTCTGGGAGGAGGAGGCGGACCACACGATCAGCGGGTCGTCGCAGTTGGCGACGATGACCGCCTTGGAGCCCTGGAGGCCCTCGCGCCACTTCTCCGCGAGCATGCGGGTCTCGGCGGCGCGGTCCAGCTGGTCGCGGGAGAGGTTGAGCAGGGCGATCACCTTGGGGGTGACGTCCCGGGCCACTCCGGCCAGGTATTTCTCGTCGACCTCGATGACGCCGTACTTCGCGTCCGAGCCACCGGCCAGCGCGGAGGTGATGCCGGCCGGCATGTTGGCGCCGAGGGCGTTGGAGACGACCGGACCGCTGGCCCGCAGGGCCTCCGCGATCAGCCGGGTCGTCGTGGTCTTGCCGTTCGTCGCGGAGACGAGGACGACATCGAGATGTTGCGCCAGCGCGCCGAGAAGATCGGGGTCGAGCCTGAGTGCGACCTTGCCACCGATCACCGATCCGCTTCCGCGTCCCGCGGCCCGCGACACCGCCGCCGCGGCCTTGCCCGCCGTCACGGCCAGCTTGGCCCGCGGCGAAAGCGGCTCCGTGTTGCCTGCCATCGTCCCTTGTCCTCCTTGCGTCGGTCGGCCCCAGCCTATCCAGTACCGGCCGGAGCCTTGACCGCGGCGCCCCCGCCCCGCCGCGGATCTCCTCATATAGTCGCCCGTCGTAGGGTTGAGGCCATGCGACAGCGCCTCATCCCCGGTACCACCGGCCTCGTCCGCACCATGAGCCTGCTGGGTGATCCGGTGCTCCGTTCCGCGTGCGCGGAAGTCACCGCATTCGGCCCGGATCTCGACCGGCTCATCGAGGACATGTTCGCCACGATGTACGCCGCCGAGGGGGTCGGGCTCGCCGCGAACCAGATCGGCGTCGGACAGCGGGTGTTCGTCTACGACTGCCCCGACGACGAGGAGGTCCGACACGTCGGGCACATCGTCAACCCGCGGTTGGTGAGCGCCGACGGGGACGAGTTCCGCGGGCCGGAGGGATGCCTGTCCCTGCCGGGGCTGGAGGCGGGGACGGTCCGCTTCGACCACGCGGTGGTGGAGGGCGTGACGTCGGACGGGGCGCCGGTGCGGATCTCGGGGACGGGGTTCTTCGCGCGGTGCCTCCAGCACGAGTGCGACCACCTCGACGGGACGGTGTACGCGGACCGCGTGACGGGCCTGCGGGCCCGCCGCCTGCGGCGCGCCATCCGGAAGACCCCCTGGGGAGCCAAGGGTATGTCCAGCCTCGCCGGCGCTTGAGGCGCGGGGTCCGGGGCGGCGCCCCCGGAAACCCGTCTCCGCCGGGCACCGGGCTCCGCCCGGACCCCGCCTCAAACGCCGGCGGGGCTGGGTCTGGCTAGAAGCCCGGGCCGTCCTCGCGGTTGCCGGCGTTGGCCAGGCGGCCCCAGAGGAGGTCGGTGAGGCCGGCGACCAGG is a window encoding:
- the ureG gene encoding urease accessory protein UreG, producing the protein MHLDHAVAHPHRHTHSADPLRPDGTRRALRIGLGGPVGSGKTATVAALCRALRTELSMAVVTNDIYTREDAEFLLREAVLPPERITAVETGACPHTAIRDDISANLEAVEELEDAFRDNGRLDLILVESGGDNLTATFSRGLVDAQIFVIDVAGGDDIPRKGGPGVTTADLLVVNKTDLAPHVGSDLDRMARDAAAQRGELPVAFQSLRGPEGVGPVAAWVRERIAAWSPR
- a CDS encoding urease accessory protein UreD, which codes for MPPPPLTPPTPPAGLRATARIHAVADGRGGTALPLLAGEGPLALRRTRSSSGAEAGVMLVGAMTAPLGGDHLTVEATAGPGARLALASAAATLALPGRSGEPARYDVHLTLEDGASLRWLPEPLVSVRGSDLRVRTRVRLAPTARLVLREEQVLGRTGEAPGLLRSRLTVESGGRPLLDQELACGPGAPGGWDGPAGLAGHRALGQLLVVDPAFAAQPPAAAVLGEFAAVTPLAGPAVLVTALAADALRVRELLDAACRTYGW
- a CDS encoding alpha/beta hydrolase, with translation MIRNAALGSAATLITGTLAASLLLAPPAAATSAGSDGRLPEALGVQIAAARAARAGIDWKDCPADWGFEKPIQCGWVKVPLDYAKPYGKTIDIAVDRIGSTGTKEERQGALVYNPGGPGGSGMRFPRRVTTKSPLWVNTSKAYDFVGFDPRGVGHSAPISCIDPQEFVKAPKADPVPDTEADKRAQRKLAAEYADGCKERSGEMLPHMTTPNTARDLDVVRAGLGEKKLNYLGVSYGTYLGGVYATLFPTHVRRMIVDSVVDPSQDNIWYEANLGQDVAFQMRWNDWQDWVAKNDAAFHLGDTRAKVEARYQKLRAKAKAAPLGGVVGPAELIGFFQGAPYYDSSWVPVAQTWAAYEAGDEQALVDAIAPDMTDVKGNAAAENGNAVYTAVECADAKWPTSWSKWDRDNTKLHQKYPFLTWSNAWMNLPCATWKAKQSTPIAVGAKRGLPPVLIVQSERDAATPYKGAVELHRSLAGSRLITEKGAGSHGVTSLVNPCINTRVDSYLLTGKVDAKDVTCTPHATPVAPAPAAAKSLSSDAPAESSVLPAPEELPAVR
- a CDS encoding lysophospholipid acyltransferase family protein, with product MFYHLLKHVLLGPLLRLLFRPRIEGLENIPAEGAAIVAGNHLSFSDHFLMPAILKRRITFLAKAEYFTGPGVKGRLTAFFFRSAGQIPVDRSGKNAGQAALREGLGVLAKEELLGIYPEGTRSHDGRLYKGKVGVAAMALGAGVPVIPCAMVGTFEIQPPGKKIPKIRRVTIRFGEPMEFSRYAGMEGERAVLRAVTDEIMYAILGLSGQEYVDRYAAEVKAEEEEQRKKARRTAR
- a CDS encoding cytochrome c oxidase assembly protein — its product is MDHSGHGMDMHMDMDLPPFTLGRGLEFSFDAFFLIGSLAALALYGWGVLRLRRRGDAWPPGRTTAFTVGVLTVLLVMCTKLNDYGMVMFSVHMVQHMVISMVTPILVLLGAPVTLALRALPPAARGHKGPRELLLMLLHSRYMKVITHPAFTIPMFIASLYALYFTPLFDFLMESRTGHIAMMVHFLAVGLIFFWPIMGIDPGPHRPGYVMRMLELFAGMPFHAFFGIALMMASQPMIKTYANPPASLGIDPLLDQQWGGGIAWAFSEIPSVLVLIALVYQWYHSEQRAARRSDRAEDRSGDKELEAYNAYLASLQARGQ
- a CDS encoding 6-phosphofructokinase, with amino-acid sequence MRIGVLTSGGDCPGLNAVIRSVVHRAVVDHGDEVIGFLDGWKGLLEADYRKLDLDAVGGILARGGTILGSSRVQPAHLRDGVERARGHVADLGLDAIIPIGGEGTLKAAHLLSEAGLPIVGVPKTIDNDIASTDVTFGFDTAVGVATEALDRLKTTAESHQRVMVVEVMGRHTGWIALHSGMAAGAHAIVVPERPFDIDELTEIVGERFSAGKRFAIVVVAEGAKPKPGSMDFEERGKDIYGHERFAGIGNRLAVELENRLGKEARPVILGHVQRGGTPTAYDRVLATRFGWHAVEAAHRGEFGMLTALRGTDIVMVPLSEATSTLKTVPAERYDEAQTVL
- a CDS encoding type 1 glutamine amidotransferase — protein: MSDNSLRLVWVYPDLLSTYGDQGNALVVERRARQRGLDVQRVDVRSDQPIPTSGDIYLIGGGEDRPQRLAAERLLRDGGLERAVSNGAIVFSVCAGYQILGKEFVNDQGQRQEGLGLLDVVTLRGEGERCVGDVLADIDPRLGLPQLTGFENHQGVTHLGPTAKPFARVTMGRGNGTGDGTEGAYNDTVFGTYMHGPVMARNPQIADLLLKLALDVNALPAIDDRWYEALRAERIAAATQPA
- a CDS encoding MurT ligase domain-containing protein; amino-acid sequence: MAGNTEPLSPRAKLAVTAGKAAAAVSRAAGRGSGSVIGGKVALRLDPDLLGALAQHLDVVLVSATNGKTTTTRLIAEALRASGPVVSNALGANMPAGITSALAGGSDAKYGVIEVDEKYLAGVARDVTPKVIALLNLSRDQLDRAAETRMLAEKWREGLQGSKAVIVANCDDPLIVWSASSSQNVVWVAAGQEWKDDAWSCPSCGGVMQRPGDDWFCGECGFRRPTPTWVLSGDHVLDPHGSAWPIHLQLPGRANKANAATSAAVAAVFGVPPQVALERMYQVQAVAGRYDVVTFQGRELRLLLAKNPAGWLETFSLIDPPPTPVILSVNARGADGTDTSWLWDVDYPRLAGHPIFVIGDRKLDLAVRLEVAGLEFRVCETLDEAVQLAPPGQIELIANYTAFQDVRRRVGN
- the def gene encoding peptide deformylase codes for the protein MRQRLIPGTTGLVRTMSLLGDPVLRSACAEVTAFGPDLDRLIEDMFATMYAAEGVGLAANQIGVGQRVFVYDCPDDEEVRHVGHIVNPRLVSADGDEFRGPEGCLSLPGLEAGTVRFDHAVVEGVTSDGAPVRISGTGFFARCLQHECDHLDGTVYADRVTGLRARRLRRAIRKTPWGAKGMSSLAGA